The Halorussus gelatinilyticus genome contains the following window.
TCGTCACGGATGACGAGGAGCTGGACGAGCGGTTCGGCTTCTACCAGAACAGCGTCGGCGCGACGCCCGGTCCCCACGAGTGCTTCCTCGTCCTCCGCGGGACGAAGACCCTCCCGGTCCGGATGGACCGCCACTGCGAGAACGCAATCGAGTTGGCCGAGTGGCTGGAGGACCACGAGGACGTGAGCCGCGTCTACTACCCCGGTCTCGACTCCCACCCCGACCACGACCTCGCCGCGTCGCAGATGGACGACTTCGGCGGGATGGTCAGCTTCGAGATGGACGCGAGCCTCGAAGAGACCGCCGACGTGGTGTCGAACACCGAGGTCTTCACGCTCGCCGAGAGTCTGGGCGGTGTCGAGAGCCTCATCGAGCAACCCGCGACGATGACCCACGCCGCGATTCCGGCCGAGGAGCGCGAGGCCGCGGGACTCCGCGACGGCCTGATTCGCGCGAGCGTCGGCATCGAGAACGTCGAGGACCTGAAGGCGGACTTGGCGCAGGCGTTCGAGCAGTCGCTGAACTGAGCGCCGGCGCGACCGTTCGGCGGCCCTCCAGACGCTCTCTTCTAAACGGTCGCCGCTAGTTTCGCCCGGCCGTAATCTTCGAGTGTCCCAGTCCGCTCGTTTGGCGTAGTGGCACGACGGAGTATCGCGAGGAGTGAGCCGTGAACGTTCTGTATCTCGGTCTCGGGAGCATCCTCCTTCTGGGCACCGTCGGCGACCTCCTCTGGACGACGCTCTGGGTCGAGGGCGGTGCTGGCCCGCTCACGACTCGACTGATGGAGTGGACATGGCGGGCACTCTCAAGGGGGAACGGCGGACGGTCACGAGTGCTCAACCTCGCGGGACCGGTAATTCTGGTCCTGAGTCTCGTCGTTTGGCTCGTCTCCATCTGGACGGGGTGGACGCTGATATTCGCCGGCGGCGAGGACGCCGTCTTCGACACGATTCGGGGCGGACCGCTCTCGTGGTCCGACCTGAGCTACTTCGCGGGATACACCATGTTCACGCTCGGAAACGGCGGGTTCGCACCGAGAGACGGCGTCTGGCAGTTCGCCACCGTCCTCGCGACCGCCAGTGGGATGCTCTTCGTCACGCTGACGGTCACCTACGTCCTCTCGGTCCTCGACGCGGTCGCCCAGAAGCACGCGTTCGCCAGCGGCGTGACCGGCCTCGGTACCGACGCGAGTACGGTCGTGACGACCTACTGGAACGGCGAGGAGTTCGACGGCCTTGACCTCCAACTGGACACCTTCTCGTCTCAGATCGACACGCTCACGGCGAATCACAAGGCTTACCCGGTTCTCCACTACTTCCACAGCCGGCAAGCCACGGAAGACCCGGCCGTTGCGATCGCCGTCCTCGACGAGACGCTGACGCTACTGCGATTCGGTCTGCCCGAACGAGCGCGGCCCAGCGAAGCCCTACTGAAGGGCACCCGTTCGGGAATCCGGAGTTACCTCGATGCGCTTCTGGCGCTCCATCGGCCGAGCGACCGCGACCCGCCCGCGCCGGACCTCGCCCGCGTCCGCGAGGCCGGTCTCTCGACCGTCTCCGACGACGAGTTCGCCGAGTCGCTCGCCGACTGCGACGTGGACGAGCGGCGACGACTGCTCCTCGCCGTGGTCGAGTCCAACGCGCGACGGTGGCCGTCCCGAAACGACGAGTGACGACCGCGCCGCCGCGGTGACGCGAGTGTTACCTGAGACCTATACGCTCCGACCGCCTACCTAGAGCCATGGCAAACGACCGCCGACCAGCAGACGACTTCGAGGTCACGCCCGACCTGCCGGACAGTCCGATGCACACCACCGGAACCGACCACATCACGCTCATCGGGAGCAACGCCGAGGACACCATCGAGTTCTACCGGGACCTGCTCGGGATGCCGCTCGTGCTACGTCAGCCCAACCTCGACGACCCGTCCCAGACCCACCTCTTCTTCGACACGGGCGACGGGCGCATCGTCACGTTCTTCGTGAACGACGACCGCGACTCGGACCCGCGACCGCAGCGCACGCCCGTCGGCGGCGTCCACCACCTCTCGTTTAGCATCGACCCGGAGCGGTTCGTGGAGGTGCGCGAGGCGCTCGAAGACGCCGGCAGAGGCTACAACGAGTTCGACCGGGGCATCTTCCACTCGCTGTACACCCAGGACCACAACGGACTGGTCATCGAACTCTCGACCGACAAGTGGGCGATTCCGGACGACCGCCGAGGTGAGGTCCTCGCAACCGCCCAGCGCATCCGCGAAGAGGACGGCGCGGACTTCGCGGAAGAGCGCCACCTCGAACAGGCCCTAGACGAACTGGACATCGACGCCGAGAAGTTCGACCTGCCTGACGCCTCGTCGGGTGCTGGCGTCTGAGACCGCAGTTTCGAGGTTTCGTGTTTTTACTCCGGTGCGTGTGGGCGCGACCTCGCGGTATGAGGTCGCGCCATCAGCGCGCGAGGTCTGAAAATCACAGACGGCAGCAACGAGCCAATACGACACCCGAAGCTCTTCAACTATCTCACGTCGGAAAATCCGCACCGAACCGCGAATCGAGCCTTAAATTCGGCCGACGTTCTCGACTTCGACGCTCTCGACGCCTTCGACGTTCGAGAAGCCCTCTTCGACCGCTTCCGTCCCGCCCGTGTCGTCCGGGACGATGACGGTCGGCAGGAGCGCGACGAGTCCGAACGCGACTTCGTCGCGCTCGAAGCCGTTGATCTTGGCTCCCTCGGGGAGCGAGTCTTCGAGTCGCTCCTGAAGCTCGTCGAGGTCGATTTCGGGGCTTTGCGGCATGACCTTGATTTTAGCGGCTACCTTTCCCATCGTTACGGTCCCATGAACCCGCAGTCGGGGCACTCGTAGAGGTTGCTCTGCTTGCGACACTTGGCACAGCGGTATATCTGCTGCCCGCAGTCGGGGCACTTGAACGACGCTGCGTTGCTCCCGGAGATGTTGATCCCGCAGGAGACACATCGTCGCGCCTGCTTCTGTTTCGACTGGCTCATACCTCCCTGTACCCGGCCGCGACTTTAAATCGTTTCGATAGGGCCGCCAGCCCTCTCCTCGGCCAGTCGAGAACGCCGAAGTCGCCCTCGACCGTGAGCGGTCCGAAACGTGATTCTTAAGAGGCGAACGAGCGACGTTTCGGGTATGAGTGAAGAACAAGAGGCCGAAGTGGCCGACGACGAAGAACAAGCGGAAGTCGAAGACGAGGCCAATGAGGGACTTCAGCGAGGGGACTTCATCCGCCTCGACTACACCGCGCGCACCGTAGACGACGGCGACATCGTGGACACGACCGACCCCGAAGTCGCCGAGGAAGAGGGTCTCGACGAGGAGGAGCGCGAGTTCGAACCGCGCACCATCGTCCTCGGCGAAGGCCACATCTTCGAGAGCGTCGAAGAGGACCTCATCGGCAAGGACATCGGTCACTCCGGTAGCACGTCCATCCCCGCCGAGGAGGCCTTCGGCGAGTACGACGCCGACGAGGTCAAGACCGTCAGCGCGGACAAGATTCCGGAAGACGAGCGCTACCCCGGCGCGCACGTCAACGTCGATGGCGACCACGGTCACGTCGAGACCATCATCGGCGGCCGCGCTCGCGTGGACTTCAACCACCCGCTCGCGGGCGAGGACATCGAGTACGACTACGAGATCGTCGGCGAGGTCGAGGACCGCGTCGAGCAGGCGCAGGGCCTCATCTCGATGTACATCGACGCCGACCTCGACATGTGGATCGAGACCGACGAGGTCGAAGAGGAGACGGTCGTCGAACCCGACGAGGACGACGAGGACGCCGAACCCGAAACCGAGACCGAGACGGTCGAGAAGGAGACGCTCTACATCGAGAGCACCCCCCAGCTGGCGATGAACCAGCAGTGGATGTTCCAGAAGCAGCAGATCGCCCAGAACGTCATCGACCAGTTGGGCCTGGACCGCGTCATCGTTCAGGAGACCATCGACGGCGGCGGCATGGGTCCGATGGGCGGCATGATGGGCGGCGGCATGGGCGGCGCCGACCTCGAAGAAGCCCTCGAAGACGCCGACGTGGACGAAGACGAGATCGTCGAAGAGCTCGAAGAAGCCGACGGCGACGAAGAGTAATCGCGACTCGTTCCTGCTTTCTTTTCCGCCGATAGCGTCGCGGCCGGCGAACGAGCGACGAACGCCGAGCGACGGGTAACCGACTCGTCGGAGCGGCCGGTGTCCACTCACTCGGAGCGCCGGAGAACCGACCGGCGTCGAAAATCCGGCCGCGGTACGCGTCGAAAAGCGACGGATGTCGGAAGGCCTCGGAGAGGAATCGAAAGGTCGGGGGCGAGCGGAGGATTTCGGAGACGGGCAACGGGGTCGGGGGCGAGCGGAGAGCCGACTGCGCCAGCGGGGACCGCGGGCGGCACCGCGAAGGAGGGCTGGCTACGGGACCGCCGCGGAGTCAGGGCGGCACTGACCGCGTTGGAGGGCGACGGTCAGCCGGGAATCGGGCGGTCCGGGGAGGTCGCGGGGTGCGCGACCTCCACTTCTATCTGCACGGTCGGCCGTATTCAATACTATCCGGATGCTATCCCTACTATCGTTTACATCGATAGTATAGATACAATCCATACTATCGGTACTACTGATAACAGCGGTGGTATCGAGACCGAACGCCGACGGCGACGACGAACGACGGCGGGTCGTCCGACTGGACGACGGACAGAACGGCGGACGGCGAAAATAGCGTCTCAGATGTCTCGTAGCTTGTGGCGGAACGCACGGAGGGCGTCGGCCCCCGTCTCGGTCAGTACGACCTGTTTGCGGCGGCCCACGTCCTCGATTTCGACGTAGCCGTCTTCGAGCAGCGGGTCGATGACGTTCGCGTTCAGAAGCGCGAACTTCGCCTTGTCGTTGGCGGGGTCGTTGTCCGCGACGAACGCCAGTTCCTCCTCCTCGGCGTACTCGATGATGTCCTTCTTCTTGACGGTGTAGGCGTCGGTGTTCGCGTCCGCGAGGAAGTCCATCACCGCGACCTGGTCGGTCGTCGGCGACTCGATGGGGTAGGAGGGAAGCACCTCGTCGCCCGCGTAGCCGTAGCTCCGGCGCTCCTTGCGGTCGGTCGCGGGGTAGTCGGTCGGGTGGACGTAGTAGGCTGTCGCGTCGGTGGCCATGCAGGCGATGGCCGCGCCGACCGCCGAGAGCTTCGACCCGCTGGAGACGTTGACCCGGACGATGTCTTGGGCGTGGTCGGCGGTCAGCGTCGTCACGATTCCCAGCACGTCGTAGATGTCGAACACGTCCACGCTGCGCGAGCGAACTTCGACGCCGAGGTCGTCCAACTCCGCGCGCAGGTCGTCGTGGTAGTCGGGACCGCTTCCGGGGTCGTCGTGTTCGAGCAGATAGAGGATATCGACGTTGTGTTCGCGCACGGGGCCGACGATGCGGTCGTACTCGTAGCCGAGCGGGGCGATGTGAACCTCGTCTATGGTCTGCATGGCGGCGTACGTCGATTCCCGTATGCGTCCGTCTTAAGTTCTCGGCATCGAGTTCGCCGTGTTCTCGGAATACGAAGTCAGGACGCGCTGTAGAGACCGCATCGAGAGGGAGACGACGTTTCAGAAAGCCCGCGACCGGGCGGCCCCTTTCAGTCCACCCAAACGACGGTGGCTTGGTCGGCCTGCCGCCTCCCTAGTTTGGTTTGCTAGCGCTCCCTCGGCGGAAAATCGACGCCTGCACTCGTCACGCGATGTCCCGACTCGTGTCGATGCGGACCGACTCGGCGAGTTCGAGTTTGATGGTCTCGGGGAGCGCCCGGCCGCCACGGAACTTCGGCACCGCGAGGCGGGTCTCGACCGTGTCGCCCGAGTACTCGGTGTGGAGTTGGAACACCACGTCCGCGACGTGTTCGGTCACGTCGCGGGCGTCCGGCACTGCCCGGCCGTCGAGGCAGTGGAGGAACGCCACGCCGTCGGTGTTGTGCAGGTGGTTCTGGAGGTCGTTCAGGAAGTTCCGATACCGACCCTCGTCCTGTTTCTCCAGCAGGTCGATGGGGTCCACGATGAGATTCGAGTCCTCCGGGAGTCGCCGGAAGAGCCGCTGGGAGTGGTCCAGCGGCGCGTCACTGGGAACCCGTCGCACGTCGGGCGACCCGGTGTGTCCCGACGTGCGCTCCAACGCCTCGGTCACGGCCGCCTCGTCGCGGTCGGTCGTGAGGTACAGCGTCTGGCGAGCGGCGGTGAACTCGTACAGCAGCAACTCCGCCTGACTCGCCGGCGGGGCCGAGAACGCCACCACGCTCCCCGTCGGAAGCCCGCCGTCGAGTTTCCTGTCTAACACGTCGATGCCGGTCGAGAGACGACGTGACACGTATTTACACGATTACCGCTCGTTGTTTCATAAGTATTTGGGCTGGAGTCCTGACACGAGACCGTCGTGTGCGGCCCGCACCCCGTCGTTGTCAAGCAGTTCGACGCCGCGGCCGACTCCCTCAGCACGCGAGTCGGTTCCAGCCTCGGGGACGACGCCGAGGACCGGACAGCCGAGCAGTTGCTCGATCCTGACGGGGACCTCGTCGGCCCGCGAGACGACCGCGCCGACGACCGGCGCGTCGAGTTCGCGCGCCATCGCGGCCGTCTTCGCGGCGTCGCGCAGGCAGTCGGGTTCGGTCGTCGTCACGACCACCGCGGCGTCGGCGACCCGGAGCGGTGCCACGGCGTCCGACCCTGCTCCCGCCGGGCAGTCCAACAACACGGCGTCGGCGACGCCGCGGGCGCGCGCCAGCGGCGTCGCACCACCGGACCGCTCGCCGACCCTCGCGGCGGATCCTGCCGACGGCGGACCGGTCCCCGCGGGCAGGACCTCGACGCCGGTGAGCGGCGGGTCCGGCGCTCCGGCGACCAGTTCGACGGGCCACCCCTCGGCGACGGCGTCGAGACCGGGCGTTCGCGCGACCCCGGCCATCGCGTGCAGGTCGGGCATCTCCCGGTCGGCGTCCACGGCGACGACGGTCCGGCGCTGACGGCCGAGCGCGGCAGCGAGACCGAGCGTCGTGGTCGTCTTCCCTGCGCCTCCCTTTCCTCCGGCGACGGCGAGCATGGCCCGGGCTTGTCCCGGCTTCCGGTTTGAACGTTCGGGCGAGTCGCCGGGTAACGCTGCCCGTCACTCCCGAATCGGGCGATACGCGCCGTTGATGTCCCACTCGTGGATGCAGTGGGGATTCCCGGCGCGCGCCTCGTCGTCGATTCGCCACGTCGTCGCGTCGGGGTCCCACACGTCCCGACGTCCGCACTGCTGACACTCCCGTTCGTTCGGCGGGTCCAGTTCGACCATCGGTCGGGCGGACGCGCGCTGGCCTGATAAATGAGACCCCTGCCGCGGCGTTTGCCGCGACCGACGGCAAACGCCGCGGTGCGCCCTGCCGATGAGGTGTCGCGGTGCCTCTCACAAGTCGTTCCGGAGTCGCGGGTCCGCCACCCAAAATCGCTTTGCGGATGCCGTCGAATCGCCGTTCATGCGCAGACGCACGCTGCTGCGCTCGGCCGCGGTGGCCGCGACGATTGGGGGGACCGGAGCGATGGCCGCGAGTGGGAACCGCGACGGGCAAGAGACAACCACAGAGGCACAGGAGACGACGACCGAAGGGGACCAGACCACCACCGGAGAGGGGGAGACGACCACCGCAGGCGGCGAATTCACGCTCTCGACCGACGCGTGGGAGAACGGCGCGACGATTCCGACCCGGTACACCTGCGAGGGCGAGAACGTCTCGCCGCCGCTGTCCGTCTCGAACCCGCCGGAGGGAACCGAGGCGTTCGCGCTGATAATGGACGACCCGGACGCGCCGAACCCGCCGTTCGTCCACTGGCTGGTCTGGAACGTTCCGGCCGACGCGAGCGAGATTCCCGCGAACCTCCCGTCGAGCGAGACGCTGGACGAACTCGACGGCGCGGTGCAGGGCGCGAACGGCACCGGCGAACTGGGCTACGTCGGCCCGTGCCCGCCGGAAGGCGACCCGCGACACACCTACCTGTTCAGCCTCTACGCGCTCGACGCACCGCTGGAGTTGGACCCCGGCGCGGAGTACCAGCAGGTCGTCGATGCCGTCATGGAGAACGCCATCGCGCGCTCTCGGTACGTCGGTCAGTACGCCCGGAGCGCCGCGACGACGACTGCGGGGACGCAGACGACGACCTCCTCGTAATCTTCGCTCCTTTTCACGAGAACTTTCGTGGGCTTCGTCGCTGTTCCGGAACTCACGGAATCGGCACCGACTTGCGTTAGCCGTCGTCGTAGCGACTCAGCAGTTTCACGTCGAACTCGACTGGCAGGCCGGCGAGTTCGTGGTTGAAGTCCACCGTGACGGTCTCGTCGCCGGCCTCGACTATCCACCCCGTCTCGCCGGTCTCCGACCGGACGAGTTCGCCCGGTTCGGCGGTCACGTCGCTTCGCTCTTCGAGGTCGGTCCGTGGGAAGCGGACGACTTTCGACTCGTCGCGCTCGCCGAACGCTCGTTCGGGTTCGACCGTGACGGTGCGCTCGTCGCCGACCGCCATCTCTCGGACCGCGTCGTCCAACCCGGCCACGACCGTCCGTTCGCCGACGCGAAACTCCAGCGGTTCGTAGTCGCGGTGGTCGTGGTAGATGCCCGTTTCCATCGCCACGTCCGCGTCCGTCGTGTCGAAGACCTCGCCCGCGTCCTCGCCGTCCGCGATGCGCCCGGTGAAGTGTACCACCGCGATGTCGCCCTCCCTTGTCATACGCGACTACTCGACGCTCCTCCTCTTGAATCCGCGGGAGCGTTCAGCGGGCGACGGACGTGACCGAAAGTCCGACCGACGACTCAACGCGTGTGATGACGATACACGCGCATTACAATCGACTAGATACTGCTTGAGAGCGGTCATATCTATCTTTGCTCCGGACGAGCGCGAGCGACGGGAGTCGAGTCGAGACGAGCGAGCGGTCCGACGCGACCTCCGCGAACGGCGCGGTCGAACCGACTCGCCGAGTCGGTTCGACCGCTTCGCGGATACCTAGCCGGGCGCTCCGTTCGAGCGCCGGTGCGGTTCCCCGAGTGCCGGTCGGGAGAGTAACCGTCGAAGGTTACACAATTCTTTTGACGTAGCGTGTAATCGTTACGTCCGTGTCGAGTCGGCGCGAACTCCTCCGGCGCGGTGCGGGACTGCTCGCGGTCGGGAGCACCGCGAGCGCGGGCGCGCTCGCCGCCCTCTCGAACGCAGACGGCGGAGCGGGGCGCGACCGCGGCGACACGTCGGACTCGACGCGTTCGGCCGACGTGCTGGTCGCCGGAAGCCTCCAGCAGGTCGCCGGCGAAGTCGGCGACGCGAGCGTCGAGGCCCACGGGAGCGTCGCCTGCCGTCGCCTAATCGAAGACGGCCTCCGGGACCCCGACGCGGCGGCGCTGGCCGACCCCGAACTCTTCGACGGACTTGCCGAGCGCGTGACCTGCTTCGCCACGAACGCGCTGGTCGTCGCGGTCCGCGACGGACTCGCCGACCGCTACGACGACTGGCGCGCGCTCGTCGCCGACGACGCCCTCTCACTCGGCCGGACCGACCCCGCCCGCGACCCGCTGGGCTACCGCACCGTGATGGCGCTCGAACTCGCCGAGGGCATCGACGCCGCGGCGGTTCTCGATAGAATCGACGTGTTCCCCGAGACCGGTCTCCTCCGGACGCTCGAAGCGGGCGGCATCGACGCCGCGTTCGCCTACCGGAGCATGGCGGTCGAACACGACCTGTCGCATCTCGACCTCCCCGACCGCATCGACTTCTCGAATCCCGACCTCGCCGACGAGTACGCCGCCGCGAGCGTCGAACTGCCAGACCGGACGGTCCGCGGCGCGCCGATTCGGTACGCCGCGAGCGGTCGTACGTCCCGCGGCCACGAGTGGGTCCGGCGGCTCGGGGCCGCGCGGGAGACCCTCCGAAACGCCGGGTTCGGCGTGCCGGAGGCGTACCCGCGAAGGCGAGAAGTCGATGAAAAGTGAGGCTATCGAACCGGAATTTACTTGCCGCCCCGGTTTTTAGGCCAACCTAAAATGGTCGGCGGAACGCTACGGGACCTGCGAGAACGCATCGTGGACCGACACGACGAGGACGGTCGCTACTTCGTGAGCTGTGCCCGGACCGGCGAGCGTCCGGTTCCGGTCGCGGGCAAGCGATTCGCAACGCGTGAGACCGCGGCGCGGGCGGCGGAACTCGCCGCCGAGTACCGCGCGGAACTCCGGCGGTACGACCCGCGACTCGCCCACTACGACCTCGTGGTCTCGGAAGAACCCGGCCCGTCGGGACCGGTGGACCCGGTTCCGGTCGTCGAGGAGTCCGGCGGTTCGTCGGCCGCCGACTTCTGTCACGACGTGGCGGCCGCGGTGTTCGAGGCGCTCTCGGAACTCGGGGAGGAGGCGGTCGAACGCGCCGTCTTGGAGGCGTATCTCCACTCAGCCGAGTCCGTGACCGACCCCGACGAACTCTGTCTGGTCCTGCTCTCTACCGCCGCGAGCGAACTCGACGCCCGACTCGCTCCCGACCGACAGGGCGAGGTCCTCCGGGTCGCCGCGGACCGCCTCGGCGCTCGCTCCGAACGAACGCCGCGGGACGGGGACGACCCCGTGGCCGCGACGCTCTCGCGGTTCGACGGTCTCTCGCTGGTCGCGGACTACGCAGTCGTCCGGAACGCGGGCGACGAGAGTGCGCCGAGCGACGTGAGCACGGCGTCCGACGAGAGCGCGGCGTCCGACGACGACGGCCGGTCGTGGACGGTCACGGTCGAGGAGTGGGCCTTCGACAGCGTGGACGGTCGGGTGCCGACGCTCCCGTTCGCGGTCGAACTGCTCCGACGACTGCCCGACGAGCGCATCGCGGTGTCGGACCTCCGGGCGGCGGGCGACGCGGGGTGGCGGTTCGTCGTCTCGACGGCCGCCCCGAGTGCGCGGGCGGTCAGCCTCGCCGCGCCGGAGAACGACTGAAAACGGGAGCGGGAAGAGCGGTCGCGCTCAGGTTTCGAAGTCCGGCAGGTCCTCGGGGGCCTCGTAGTCGGCCTCCCAGTCGATGTAGTCGGTCTCCAGCGTGTCGCAGACGACCTGCCCGAGTTCGGTCATCCCGGCGTTGATGCCCGAGACGGTGTTCCACGAGTCGAGGTCGGGGTGGTAGTCGCGTGCCTTCCAGTCCTCGGGGATGCCCGGCGCGTGGTAGCCCACCCTGTCGGCGAAGTCGTCCCAGAAGAAGTCGAACTCGCGGAACAGGTCGAGGTCCCGGGCGATATCGAACTCCGACTCGTCCAAGTCGGCGTGTTCGGACCACTCGCCGAACGCCTCGTCCCACGCGCCGTCACGCAGGAACTGTTCTAACTCTTCGCGACGGTAGTCGGTGTCGCCCTGCACCTCCACGTCGTCGTACTCCTGTAGGTCCGTCGCGTCCGACAGCTCGGGCGGGTCCGGAACCGTTACGTCGAGTCCCATGCCGGGCCGGTACGCCCGCAATCCCGATAAGGGTTCCTTCCGGACGCGCTCGCGGTCGCTCGCCCGGACGTTCCCCGCGCTCTCGGCCGCCGAATCGACTCGTTACGACCGGATTTCGACGTGCGGGAACGGGTGTCACGGTCGCACTTCTCTCGGGACGTAATCGTCATTTTCGCGCCTCTACGCGACGTTACGACGTGAATCGTCGCACCGATTTATGGTCCCTTCGTCCTGAGGCCCGCTTGCAGCATGTGGGGGAACCAAACAACCGTTACACGACGACTGGCGACGCTCGGCGTCGCGCTGTTGGTGATGACGAGTTTCGCAGGCATCGGAGTCGCAACGCTCGATACGGACGACTCGCAGTCCGAGGACGCGCAGGTCAGAGTCGCGCACCTCTCGCCCGACGCCGGGCCGGTCGACGTACTCGTGGACGGCCAACCCGTGCTCGAAGGCGTCGAGTTCGGCACCGTCAGCGACTACCTCGCGCTTCCGGCGGGCGACCACACGGTGACGATTCGGACCGCCGAGAACGAGACGGTCCTCTTCGAGGGCAACGTTTCGGTCGAGGCGGGGAACCGCTACACCATCGCGGCCATCGGTGAGGTGTCCGAAGATACCTTCCGTCCGGCCGTCTTCCGAGACAACTTCGAGACGCCCAGCGACGGGAACGCCACGGTCCGACTGATTCACGCGTCGCCCGACGCGCCCGCGGTGGACGTGACGGTCGCCGGCACTGACACGGTGCTGTACGACAACGTCTCGTTCGGGAACGCGAGCGAGTACGTCTCCGTCCCGGCAGGTGACTACGGGCTCCAAATCCGACCCGCGACCGCCGACAACGACGGCGAGGTCGTGACCACGGTCAACGTCTCGCTGGAGAGCGGCGCGGCGTACACGGCCATCGCGTCGGGCTACCTCTCGCCCGACGACGAACCCGCCGACGCACCCTTCGAGCTCATCCTCGCCACCGATTCCGGCGGGATGATGGGCACGACGACGGGGATGATGGGGACCGAGACCGAGACGATGGGCAACGAGACGATGGGTAACGAGACGACCACGGAAGAGATGTGACGAGACGGGAGCGTCGCCGGTGAACGCCTCGCCGTAAGCCACGTTTCGGGAAATTTTTTCGGTCCTAATTCGTCAAATCGCGCCCTTGAGTGATTCTATCGCGGCTTACGCACTCACACGGTCGTTGCGCTTTATTTCGGTCGGTGTCGCAACTGGTGGCGTATGACGGGAGAGAATTCGACACTGACGCGCACGGTAGCCGTCGGCCTCGCGCTGGTCCTCGTCGCCAGTTTCGGCGTCGGGTCCGTGGCCAGCCTCGGCGACGGGTCGGTCGCCTCGACCGCCCAAGACGCCGAGGGCGAACCCACGGAGGTCCGCATCGCACACATGTCACCCGACGCGCCCGCGGTGGACGTCCGGGTGGACAACCAGACCCTCTTCCGAAACGTCGAATACGGCGACGTGACCGAGTTCGCGGAACTCGAACCCGGCGAGCATCAGGTCACCATCGTCACCGCCGACAACGAGAGCACCGTCTTCGAGGGCACCGTCTCGCTCCGCGCCAACGAGAGCTACACGGTCGCGGCCGCGGGCGAGGTCTCGGAGAACGCGACCGAGCAGTTCGCGCCAGTCGTCCTCCGGACCGACCCGCCGGTTCCAAGTGAGAACGAGTCAGCGGTCCGAGTAGCGCACTTCTCGCCCGACGCCGGGCCGGTCGACGTGACCGTCGCGGACTCCGGCGCGGTCCTCGCCGACAACGTGACGTTCGGCAACGCGAGCGACTACCTGACCGTCCCCTCGGGGGTCTACGAAATCGAGGTCCGGGCGGCCGCCGAGGACAACAACGGCACGGTCGTCGCCACCTTCAACGAGAGTCTCCGAGGCGGCACGGCCTACACCGCCTTCGCGGCCGGGTACGCCTCTCCCGGTGACGCGCCGGTGAACGAGTCGCTCGACCTGTTCGTGGGCGTGGACGCCAGCCGGCAGATGACGAACGCGAGCGAGACCCAGCGAACCGACCGCGCTAAGCAGCCAGAACAGGCCGAGGAGACGACCACGGCACCGGGCGAGACGACGACGGAAGCGTAGCGAACGACCAAAACGTAGCGAACGACCGAAGCGTAGTGGAACCCGGCGGCTCACTCGCCGCTGGCTTCGATTTTTTCCGCGACGGCGGTCAACTGCTCGCGGCGTTGCTCGCGCGCG
Protein-coding sequences here:
- a CDS encoding YbhB/YbcL family Raf kinase inhibitor-like protein, coding for MRRRTLLRSAAVAATIGGTGAMAASGNRDGQETTTEAQETTTEGDQTTTGEGETTTAGGEFTLSTDAWENGATIPTRYTCEGENVSPPLSVSNPPEGTEAFALIMDDPDAPNPPFVHWLVWNVPADASEIPANLPSSETLDELDGAVQGANGTGELGYVGPCPPEGDPRHTYLFSLYALDAPLELDPGAEYQQVVDAVMENAIARSRYVGQYARSAATTTAGTQTTTSS
- a CDS encoding FKBP-type peptidyl-prolyl cis-trans isomerase, yielding MTREGDIAVVHFTGRIADGEDAGEVFDTTDADVAMETGIYHDHRDYEPLEFRVGERTVVAGLDDAVREMAVGDERTVTVEPERAFGERDESKVVRFPRTDLEERSDVTAEPGELVRSETGETGWIVEAGDETVTVDFNHELAGLPVEFDVKLLSRYDDG
- a CDS encoding substrate-binding domain-containing protein, with amino-acid sequence MSSRRELLRRGAGLLAVGSTASAGALAALSNADGGAGRDRGDTSDSTRSADVLVAGSLQQVAGEVGDASVEAHGSVACRRLIEDGLRDPDAAALADPELFDGLAERVTCFATNALVVAVRDGLADRYDDWRALVADDALSLGRTDPARDPLGYRTVMALELAEGIDAAAVLDRIDVFPETGLLRTLEAGGIDAAFAYRSMAVEHDLSHLDLPDRIDFSNPDLADEYAAASVELPDRTVRGAPIRYAASGRTSRGHEWVRRLGAARETLRNAGFGVPEAYPRRREVDEK
- a CDS encoding DUF7551 domain-containing protein, coding for MVGGTLRDLRERIVDRHDEDGRYFVSCARTGERPVPVAGKRFATRETAARAAELAAEYRAELRRYDPRLAHYDLVVSEEPGPSGPVDPVPVVEESGGSSAADFCHDVAAAVFEALSELGEEAVERAVLEAYLHSAESVTDPDELCLVLLSTAASELDARLAPDRQGEVLRVAADRLGARSERTPRDGDDPVAATLSRFDGLSLVADYAVVRNAGDESAPSDVSTASDESAASDDDGRSWTVTVEEWAFDSVDGRVPTLPFAVELLRRLPDERIAVSDLRAAGDAGWRFVVSTAAPSARAVSLAAPEND
- a CDS encoding DUF4397 domain-containing protein; the protein is MWGNQTTVTRRLATLGVALLVMTSFAGIGVATLDTDDSQSEDAQVRVAHLSPDAGPVDVLVDGQPVLEGVEFGTVSDYLALPAGDHTVTIRTAENETVLFEGNVSVEAGNRYTIAAIGEVSEDTFRPAVFRDNFETPSDGNATVRLIHASPDAPAVDVTVAGTDTVLYDNVSFGNASEYVSVPAGDYGLQIRPATADNDGEVVTTVNVSLESGAAYTAIASGYLSPDDEPADAPFELILATDSGGMMGTTTGMMGTETETMGNETMGNETTTEEM
- a CDS encoding DUF4397 domain-containing protein, whose amino-acid sequence is MTGENSTLTRTVAVGLALVLVASFGVGSVASLGDGSVASTAQDAEGEPTEVRIAHMSPDAPAVDVRVDNQTLFRNVEYGDVTEFAELEPGEHQVTIVTADNESTVFEGTVSLRANESYTVAAAGEVSENATEQFAPVVLRTDPPVPSENESAVRVAHFSPDAGPVDVTVADSGAVLADNVTFGNASDYLTVPSGVYEIEVRAAAEDNNGTVVATFNESLRGGTAYTAFAAGYASPGDAPVNESLDLFVGVDASRQMTNASETQRTDRAKQPEQAEETTTAPGETTTEA